In the genome of Candidatus Nitrosotenuis sp. DW1, one region contains:
- a CDS encoding PEFG-CTERM sorting domain-containing protein has translation MKSLLAIFALIVIASSVSTAFADADYDEKLAFAGSLEETLGHFWAIEQNLDDNNAELALVHATHPIAELYDIMKPVLQKSSPDLDSQVNQILVDLGKKTGKDVTRQDAQDAIDEAREVVEIARTAIVGDELSQDTNFKMKLMQGLLETSKGEYEEAITDGEISMMAEFQDGSAFVWRSQQIFDEIKSELPEHEAEEIEEFYGDLWAGYDSRANPEEITTMANGVIHELDEIMGVESEDADLLDYVENIRSLLKETKEEYAAGNTDEALSLATKAYLDNFEFLESPIAQQNPELKEDIEHMMREELRDMIKAGAPASEVDTQVDAILVKMNDVAKIVPEFPFGALIAMTSILGVVIAITKIKGSKLIKK, from the coding sequence TTGAAATCACTGCTTGCTATTTTCGCACTTATTGTAATTGCATCTTCTGTCTCGACTGCGTTTGCCGATGCCGATTATGATGAAAAGCTTGCATTTGCAGGATCACTTGAGGAAACCCTTGGCCATTTCTGGGCAATCGAGCAGAACCTAGATGACAACAATGCAGAACTAGCACTAGTGCATGCAACCCACCCAATTGCCGAGTTATACGATATAATGAAACCAGTTCTACAAAAAAGCAGTCCCGATTTAGATTCGCAAGTAAACCAGATTCTTGTGGATCTTGGCAAAAAGACAGGTAAGGATGTGACCCGTCAGGATGCCCAAGATGCAATAGATGAGGCAAGAGAGGTTGTAGAGATTGCAAGAACTGCAATAGTCGGAGACGAACTTAGTCAGGATACAAATTTCAAGATGAAACTGATGCAAGGATTATTGGAAACATCCAAAGGCGAATATGAGGAAGCCATAACAGACGGCGAGATAAGCATGATGGCCGAATTCCAAGACGGCTCTGCATTTGTCTGGCGTTCCCAACAAATCTTTGACGAAATAAAGTCAGAATTACCAGAGCATGAGGCAGAAGAGATTGAAGAATTTTATGGTGACTTGTGGGCAGGTTATGACTCCAGAGCAAACCCGGAAGAAATTACAACTATGGCAAATGGGGTAATCCACGAGCTTGACGAAATCATGGGTGTTGAAAGTGAAGACGCTGATCTTTTAGATTATGTTGAAAACATAAGATCCCTACTGAAAGAGACAAAAGAAGAGTACGCTGCTGGAAACACGGATGAGGCACTAAGCCTTGCCACAAAAGCATATCTTGATAATTTTGAATTTTTAGAATCTCCGATCGCTCAGCAAAACCCTGAGCTAAAAGAGGATATAGAACACATGATGCGCGAAGAGTTACGTGACATGATTAAAGCAGGCGCGCCTGCCTCCGAAGTAGATACACAAGTTGACGCAATACTTGTCAAGATGAACGATGTTGCAAAAATCGTCCCCGAGTTTCCATTTGGCGCATTGATTGCAATGACATCCATTCTAGGTGTAGTTATTGCGATAACCAAAATAAAGGGTTCAAAGCTAATCAAAAAATAA
- a CDS encoding 50S ribosomal protein L37e encodes MTRGTPSMGLMTRKHPHIRCRRCGKNSYHKRQHRCSSCGFPDARIRKYSWIKWYA; translated from the coding sequence ATGACTAGAGGAACTCCTTCGATGGGGTTGATGACAAGAAAGCATCCCCATATACGATGTAGAAGATGTGGAAAGAACTCCTATCACAAGCGTCAGCACAGATGTTCAAGTTGTGGTTTTCCAGATGCAAGAATTCGAAAGTACTCTTGGATCAAATGGTACGCGTAG
- a CDS encoding DUF6659 family protein yields MKPLLHKILYPGYDEKCKQLTKEDEIRFAAIIDKDGRIVAGGFKKGIIPLEKDKLRLEEFMEFVYEISQRKSFDESLGPINYLAARRDKIVLISFPLTDLTLLISADHTLDIEKLASHVVNVFDSEQSRFSDGT; encoded by the coding sequence ATGAAACCTCTACTCCACAAAATCCTTTATCCCGGATATGATGAAAAATGCAAACAACTAACAAAAGAAGACGAAATTAGATTTGCCGCAATAATTGACAAGGATGGTAGAATAGTTGCAGGAGGATTCAAAAAAGGAATCATTCCACTTGAAAAAGACAAACTTAGACTAGAGGAATTTATGGAGTTTGTGTACGAGATTTCGCAGAGAAAGTCTTTTGATGAGTCATTAGGACCAATAAACTACCTTGCTGCAAGGAGAGACAAGATTGTTTTAATTAGCTTCCCATTAACGGATCTGACATTGTTGATTTCAGCGGATCATACACTTGATATTGAAAAGCTGGCAAGCCATGTAGTAAATGTGTTTGACTCCGAGCAATCACGATTCTCTGACGGCACATAA
- a CDS encoding zinc ribbon domain-containing protein encodes MQVFNGKAAAEDYMSAHTLAFSTPELTLMRYSFWLADIVPDPKNKDNTIPRIMAYVEEKDFAPVNIIDDDKYEPTGAVRNTSMYGNVNKVTGSDTKFCSECGSKISLSAKFCTECGATQD; translated from the coding sequence ATGCAGGTTTTCAACGGAAAGGCCGCAGCAGAAGACTATATGTCTGCTCACACGCTTGCCTTTTCCACGCCAGAACTTACGCTTATGCGGTATTCCTTCTGGCTTGCAGATATTGTCCCTGATCCAAAGAACAAGGATAACACAATTCCAAGAATAATGGCATATGTTGAGGAAAAAGACTTTGCACCGGTAAATATAATCGACGATGACAAGTACGAACCAACCGGCGCAGTCAGAAACACAAGCATGTATGGGAATGTAAACAAGGTGACTGGCTCTGACACAAAATTCTGCTCAGAATGTGGCTCCAAGATTTCTCTGTCTGCCAAATTTTGTACAGAATGTGGCGCAACCCAAGACTGA
- the rpiA gene encoding ribose-5-phosphate isomerase RpiA has translation MSFDDAISALSKDALKFVKNNSVLGLGSGRAATAFVKELGKYIKEKNMTIRAVPTSLQIKLVAEQGGIHIIGADQIDRIDAVFDGADQIDSQGNLIKGGGGALLRENILISSAKHVIIMADSTKFVKHLNRTVPVEVHPFARSTAKKFIEKLGGKPDLRTIDRGYPFITENGNIIYDCDFGTIMVPKSLSQKIKQIPGVVEVGIFTRKPDVIYKAKGNGKFDILA, from the coding sequence TTGTCATTTGATGATGCCATTTCGGCATTGTCTAAAGATGCATTAAAATTCGTAAAGAATAATTCCGTGCTCGGGTTAGGCAGCGGAAGGGCTGCAACTGCGTTTGTAAAGGAATTGGGAAAATACATCAAAGAAAAAAACATGACAATAAGGGCAGTCCCCACGTCTTTGCAGATCAAGCTTGTCGCAGAACAAGGCGGAATTCACATAATTGGAGCAGATCAGATTGACAGAATTGACGCAGTATTCGATGGGGCAGATCAGATCGATTCTCAGGGAAATCTAATCAAGGGAGGGGGAGGTGCATTACTACGAGAAAACATTTTGATTTCTTCTGCAAAGCACGTGATAATCATGGCAGACTCGACAAAATTTGTAAAACACCTTAACAGAACTGTTCCAGTCGAGGTTCATCCGTTTGCAAGAAGCACCGCAAAAAAATTTATTGAAAAACTTGGCGGCAAGCCAGACCTTAGAACAATAGACAGAGGATATCCATTCATTACAGAAAACGGCAATATTATCTATGATTGCGATTTTGGCACAATCATGGTTCCAAAATCACTCTCCCAAAAAATAAAACAGATCCCAGGAGTAGTCGAAGTTGGAATCTTTACTAGAAAACCAGACGTGATATACAAGGCAAAAGGAAATGGGAAGTTCGATATTCTAGCCTAG
- a CDS encoding LSm family protein: MSVDMAVKVLDESIDKVVLIKLKGGKTIRGNLRGFDQHMNLLLDNSEEIPADGQAKSIGTIVVRGDNVVMISPPPA, encoded by the coding sequence ATGTCAGTCGACATGGCAGTAAAAGTACTGGACGAGAGCATCGATAAGGTAGTTTTAATCAAACTCAAAGGCGGCAAGACCATCAGAGGTAATCTTCGTGGTTTTGACCAACACATGAACCTGCTACTTGACAACTCAGAGGAGATCCCTGCTGACGGTCAAGCAAAAAGCATTGGAACCATTGTTGTGAGAGGGGACAACGTAGTTATGATTTCCCCACCACCCGCGTGA
- a CDS encoding Lrp/AsnC ligand binding domain-containing protein: protein MSSAYVLINCDLGAEEKVITELKSVGRVKEMHGVFGAYDIIAKVEAPSSEMVRDIITSRIRRIDRIRSTLTLMGIEGQE from the coding sequence TTGTCGTCGGCATATGTTCTGATAAACTGTGATCTTGGAGCTGAAGAAAAAGTAATCACCGAACTAAAGTCAGTCGGAAGAGTAAAGGAAATGCACGGAGTCTTTGGGGCATACGACATCATTGCCAAAGTGGAGGCTCCATCAAGCGAGATGGTACGGGACATTATCACGTCAAGAATTCGAAGAATCGACAGAATTCGCTCTACTCTGACTTTGATGGGAATAGAGGGGCAAGAATGA
- a CDS encoding dihydroorotase — protein MTADCIILDSHIMTPKGVMERNIVIDDGKIVDFTTDIPQCDKKINARGLVAIPGLIDTHVHYGVYSPIEEAAKTESRAAALGGVTTMMRMLRLGHSYKTHLQAQLAASKSSHYVDYSIHATIFDASQADEMKYITENGITSFKLYMNLGGEVGHVYMDMDPGSSDLFESHVQLETDTIRKVLANAAHLGCPVLVHAEDYQMCECGIKKAKENKKDGLPAWSESRPPDSEAKSIKKVCEIAREYGTTVYFVHIGSAVALDAIEQERKKGTKVLVETCPHYLTLSYEKQSGYLAKVMPPIRSSSDKEKIWNAISQKQINTIGTDHVANQLKLKVRDDVWSSLAGFPGIGTLLPILLSEGVNKNRINLTQLVELTSTNAAKIFGMFPQKGVLQKNSDADITLINLKKEQKVSADFFGAFSDYIVYEGWNLKGWPQTTMVRGNLVTENMQVVGKPGYGQLVKRSLG, from the coding sequence TTGACTGCAGATTGTATCATACTAGATTCTCATATCATGACGCCAAAAGGAGTCATGGAAAGAAACATAGTGATTGATGACGGGAAAATTGTGGATTTTACTACCGATATACCACAATGCGATAAAAAAATCAATGCGAGGGGACTGGTTGCAATTCCAGGGCTGATAGACACGCACGTACACTATGGTGTTTACTCTCCAATCGAGGAAGCTGCAAAGACAGAGTCACGTGCAGCAGCGCTGGGAGGAGTTACCACAATGATGAGGATGCTAAGACTTGGCCACTCGTACAAGACGCACCTTCAAGCACAGCTTGCAGCATCCAAATCGTCGCACTATGTGGATTATTCCATACACGCGACAATATTTGATGCAAGTCAGGCAGATGAGATGAAGTACATTACAGAAAACGGAATCACGTCGTTCAAGCTGTACATGAATCTTGGAGGCGAAGTTGGACATGTTTACATGGACATGGATCCTGGCTCGTCAGATTTGTTTGAATCTCACGTGCAACTGGAAACAGACACAATAAGAAAGGTGTTGGCAAATGCGGCACATCTTGGCTGTCCTGTTCTTGTCCATGCTGAAGACTATCAAATGTGCGAGTGTGGAATAAAAAAAGCAAAGGAAAACAAAAAGGACGGACTGCCAGCCTGGTCTGAAAGCAGGCCGCCTGATTCGGAGGCAAAAAGTATCAAAAAGGTTTGCGAAATTGCAAGGGAATATGGAACAACTGTCTATTTTGTGCACATTGGCTCAGCTGTAGCATTAGATGCAATTGAGCAAGAAAGAAAAAAGGGAACCAAAGTCTTAGTTGAGACATGCCCGCATTATCTGACACTGTCTTATGAAAAACAATCGGGATATCTGGCAAAGGTAATGCCGCCAATTAGATCCTCGTCAGACAAGGAGAAAATTTGGAACGCCATATCTCAAAAACAAATCAACACAATTGGAACGGATCATGTTGCAAACCAATTAAAGCTCAAAGTTAGAGATGACGTCTGGTCGTCTTTGGCAGGATTTCCTGGAATTGGCACACTACTTCCAATTTTGTTATCAGAAGGTGTAAACAAAAACAGAATTAACCTCACACAACTAGTTGAGCTGACTAGCACAAATGCCGCAAAAATATTTGGAATGTTTCCTCAAAAGGGCGTACTCCAAAAAAATTCAGATGCAGATATCACACTAATCAACCTAAAAAAAGAGCAAAAGGTGAGCGCGGATTTTTTTGGCGCCTTTTCAGATTACATCGTATATGAGGGCTGGAACCTAAAGGGCTGGCCTCAAACCACTATGGTTCGGGGAAACCTGGTCACAGAAAACATGCAGGTTGTAGGAAAGCCAGGATATGGGCAGCTAGTCAAGCGAAGCCTAGGCTAG
- a CDS encoding heavy metal translocating P-type ATPase, whose translation METKQTVLKIGGMHCAGCVNSIQNYVSKLDGVQKCEVSLASQKAFLEFDPSISNLSKIENAVRAAGYSVIYEKLTMKVGGITDSSDADNLERKLQSMNGIKDASVNYGNSQIIIQYNSALISLSDIRQFLAKSGYRILSEDLSASAEEIEAKKLKKLFAIASVFTIPIVLLGMPDFFSFIPISGTTYSAYVLFLCASIVQFVAGSRFYVGAYRIAKLRSANMDTLVVVGTTAAYLFSVYNTFPVPVWHNLYYDAGAAVITFIILGKYLENKTKGKTSSAIKKMLDLSPKTARVKRNDEEIEVPIELIKPGDVIVVRPGEKIPVDSIVLYGHSAVDESMITGESIPIEKKIGDLVIGSTVNKEGVLQIRAEKVGNDTILSQIIRLVEDAMGKKPPMQKMVDKIAGYFAFIVMAISFGTFLAWYFFTAPGEHHFAASLIPAVAILVVACPCALGLATPTAVMVGMGKGAQNGVLFKSGEALEMLGKINTIVFDKTGTLTTGKPHVTDVVSLDSSFDERKILELAAIAEKNSEHPLGKAILQKAQDDKIVIPNASDFVAMPGRGIIAEYGNSRIFVGSAKFFSDASLESDYQPLLRLQQEGKTGILVGLDKKPIGIIGILDVPRKEAAIVVSQLKKMKIQVIMLTGDNQKTADTVAKEIGIDRVIANVLPDQKADEIRKLQENGNKVTMVGDGINDAAALTVSDIGIAMSSGTDIAIEAGKIILVRSNLNDVLSAFEISKKTIQKIKQNLFYAFVYNVALIPIAGLGLLYPTIAGMAMAASSVSVTGSSLALKRWNPKRRS comes from the coding sequence ATGGAAACAAAACAAACCGTACTGAAAATCGGCGGCATGCATTGCGCAGGCTGTGTAAATTCGATCCAGAATTACGTTTCCAAGCTTGACGGCGTACAAAAATGTGAAGTAAGCCTTGCATCGCAAAAGGCGTTCTTGGAATTTGATCCTAGCATATCTAATTTATCAAAAATAGAAAATGCGGTAAGAGCAGCTGGCTATTCTGTGATTTACGAAAAGCTCACAATGAAAGTGGGTGGAATTACAGATTCTTCCGATGCGGATAATTTAGAAAGAAAACTTCAGAGTATGAACGGAATCAAGGATGCATCTGTAAACTATGGAAACAGCCAGATCATAATACAATACAATTCGGCACTGATTTCATTGTCTGATATCCGGCAATTCCTGGCAAAAAGCGGTTACCGGATCCTAAGTGAGGATCTGTCTGCATCCGCAGAGGAAATAGAGGCAAAAAAACTCAAAAAACTATTCGCAATAGCATCTGTCTTCACAATTCCGATCGTCTTACTTGGCATGCCTGACTTTTTTTCATTCATTCCAATTTCTGGAACTACCTATTCTGCATATGTTTTGTTTTTGTGTGCAAGTATAGTTCAGTTTGTTGCAGGTAGCAGGTTCTACGTTGGAGCGTACAGAATTGCCAAACTGAGATCTGCAAACATGGACACGCTAGTTGTTGTGGGAACTACGGCAGCCTATTTGTTTAGTGTATACAATACTTTTCCCGTACCTGTCTGGCACAATCTGTACTATGATGCAGGTGCCGCTGTGATAACCTTCATCATACTTGGAAAGTATCTTGAAAACAAGACTAAGGGAAAAACATCCTCCGCAATTAAAAAAATGCTGGATCTTTCCCCCAAGACTGCCAGAGTGAAAAGAAATGATGAGGAAATCGAAGTGCCGATCGAATTGATAAAGCCAGGTGATGTCATAGTTGTAAGGCCGGGCGAAAAGATTCCTGTGGACAGTATTGTGCTATATGGGCACTCTGCAGTGGACGAGTCTATGATTACTGGCGAATCAATTCCAATTGAAAAAAAAATTGGTGATCTGGTTATTGGAAGCACCGTGAACAAGGAAGGCGTATTGCAGATTAGAGCAGAGAAAGTTGGAAACGATACTATTCTTTCACAAATTATCAGACTAGTTGAGGATGCGATGGGCAAAAAGCCACCCATGCAAAAGATGGTTGACAAAATAGCAGGATACTTTGCGTTTATTGTAATGGCGATATCTTTTGGAACTTTTCTTGCATGGTATTTTTTTACCGCTCCTGGCGAACACCACTTTGCCGCATCTTTGATTCCTGCAGTTGCAATATTGGTAGTTGCATGCCCCTGCGCGTTGGGACTTGCTACGCCTACTGCCGTTATGGTGGGAATGGGAAAGGGTGCGCAAAACGGGGTCTTGTTTAAGAGTGGTGAGGCGCTAGAAATGCTAGGAAAAATCAACACTATTGTATTTGACAAGACTGGCACTCTAACTACAGGAAAGCCCCACGTAACTGACGTTGTATCACTTGACAGTTCATTTGATGAAAGGAAGATTCTAGAACTTGCAGCAATTGCTGAAAAGAATTCTGAGCATCCTTTGGGAAAGGCAATTTTGCAAAAAGCGCAGGATGATAAGATTGTAATTCCAAACGCGTCTGATTTTGTAGCTATGCCTGGAAGGGGAATTATCGCAGAATATGGTAATTCTAGGATTTTCGTTGGAAGTGCCAAGTTTTTTTCAGACGCAAGTTTGGAATCTGACTATCAACCCCTACTACGATTACAACAAGAGGGAAAAACCGGAATCCTAGTCGGACTAGACAAAAAACCAATCGGAATCATAGGAATACTCGATGTGCCTCGAAAGGAAGCAGCCATAGTTGTGAGCCAATTAAAGAAAATGAAAATTCAAGTAATAATGCTGACAGGAGATAATCAGAAAACAGCGGATACTGTAGCTAAAGAAATTGGAATTGATAGAGTAATCGCAAACGTCTTGCCGGATCAAAAAGCAGATGAAATAAGAAAACTACAAGAAAACGGAAACAAAGTTACAATGGTGGGAGATGGGATAAATGATGCAGCTGCCTTGACTGTGTCTGATATTGGGATTGCCATGTCTAGTGGAACCGATATTGCCATAGAGGCAGGGAAAATTATTTTAGTACGAAGTAATCTAAATGATGTTTTATCTGCATTTGAGATAAGCAAAAAAACTATACAAAAAATAAAGCAGAATCTTTTTTATGCATTTGTGTATAATGTGGCCTTGATTCCAATTGCTGGACTTGGATTGCTTTATCCAACTATAGCTGGAATGGCAATGGCTGCTAGCTCTGTTTCTGTAACTGGAAGCTCCTTGGCGCTGAAAAGATGGAATCCTAAACGACGTTCTTAA
- a CDS encoding creatininase family protein yields the protein MTGIQDNFDPDLRKIIRTKKQIAIIPVGSIEQHGPHLPVSTDSDIVTEVAKRVAKKCNLLLLPTITYGVSFEHAPFFNLSVTRTTLQNQLVDICNSLVENKIRKIIILNGHHGNQKALSGVTGKISRGKNKISVISYWHHMETEFDHAGFAETSLMLAVSNKAKMSRAKKGLVTDRMSAEQKSKVSKIASTHFIKATKTGVWGDPTKATKKDGMRILSEIVQNIAKKVSKLPY from the coding sequence CTGGCATACAAGACAACTTTGATCCAGACCTTAGGAAAATAATCAGGACAAAAAAACAGATTGCCATAATTCCTGTAGGCTCAATTGAACAGCATGGTCCACACCTACCAGTATCGACTGATTCAGACATAGTAACGGAGGTTGCAAAGAGGGTTGCAAAAAAGTGCAATCTCTTGCTTTTGCCCACAATAACATACGGGGTTTCCTTTGAGCATGCCCCGTTTTTCAATCTCAGTGTAACTAGAACGACTCTGCAAAATCAGCTAGTTGACATTTGCAACTCACTTGTAGAAAACAAGATCAGAAAAATAATAATTCTAAACGGGCATCATGGAAATCAAAAGGCGCTATCCGGAGTGACAGGCAAGATATCCAGAGGCAAGAACAAGATCTCTGTGATTTCATACTGGCACCACATGGAGACAGAGTTTGATCATGCAGGGTTTGCAGAAACTTCGCTCATGTTGGCAGTATCAAATAAGGCAAAGATGAGTCGTGCAAAAAAAGGGCTAGTCACAGACAGGATGTCCGCAGAACAAAAATCAAAAGTATCCAAGATCGCATCCACGCACTTTATCAAAGCGACTAAAACAGGAGTTTGGGGAGATCCCACGAAGGCAACTAAAAAAGACGGCATGAGGATTTTATCTGAAATAGTGCAAAACATTGCCAAAAAAGTCTCAAAGTTGCCTTACTGA
- a CDS encoding AsnC family transcriptional regulator, which produces MPFKLDDIDYAILESLNKDGRKSFRQISREIKISTPTVKARYERLVNIGLIKAVLPIIDFGKLENKAGTKIDAIRSKTIKNHDVKITKGLLVKMSCDYCGGPVPEKPSILKFANFERFFCCTSCRSLYKEKYKGRIEKLSGKTDHDLNVS; this is translated from the coding sequence GTGCCGTTTAAGCTAGATGACATTGATTATGCGATACTTGAATCCTTAAACAAGGATGGAAGAAAGTCGTTCAGGCAGATTTCAAGGGAGATCAAGATAAGCACGCCGACAGTGAAAGCACGGTATGAGAGGCTGGTGAACATTGGCTTGATAAAAGCAGTATTGCCAATCATAGACTTTGGGAAGCTTGAGAACAAAGCGGGCACAAAGATAGACGCAATACGCTCAAAGACCATTAAAAATCACGATGTAAAGATCACAAAGGGCCTGCTTGTCAAGATGTCTTGCGATTATTGTGGCGGGCCGGTTCCCGAAAAGCCGAGCATTTTGAAATTTGCTAATTTTGAAAGGTTTTTTTGCTGCACGTCGTGCAGAAGTTTGTATAAAGAAAAGTATAAGGGACGAATTGAAAAGTTATCAGGCAAAACCGATCATGATTTGAATGTGAGTTAA
- a CDS encoding group II intron reverse transcriptase/maturase, which yields MSQTELIYQRKPWILVSILKESTTEQDIERVRPQISNLIDTWQSQGRIMWSGALSDNKTGIAIFEATDEEANSIYDNYDRICSNVLDYYLYQWDAMPILSFLGK from the coding sequence ATGAGTCAAACAGAATTAATTTATCAAAGAAAACCATGGATTCTTGTAAGTATACTAAAAGAATCAACAACTGAGCAGGACATAGAGAGAGTGCGACCTCAGATAAGCAATTTGATTGATACTTGGCAGTCCCAAGGACGGATAATGTGGTCTGGGGCGTTAAGTGACAACAAGACAGGAATAGCGATATTTGAGGCTACAGATGAAGAAGCAAATTCAATTTACGACAATTACGACAGAATCTGTTCAAACGTGCTAGATTACTATCTGTACCAATGGGACGCAATGCCGATTCTATCGTTCCTCGGCAAGTAA
- a CDS encoding adenosylhomocysteinase → MGKIKDPTMSDTGNLSYDWAKSHMRILTHSIDRLKESKPLRGITLGFCLQITKETSVLLIGAKELGAKVVACSGNPLTTQDNIAAFLASNGIEIFAWSNQTKSEYDWCQNKVLSHEPDIIVDDGGDLNTKVHFDKKFQPLKILGATEETTTGITRYRSMQKKGKLRYPIIAVNNAKTKTIFDNKYGTGQSAIAGYLHAMNLLFASKRVVVCGYGWLGKGVARKCAGMGSRVIVTEIDPIRALEAHMDGFDVMPMSQAAKIGDIFITCTGMRDVIQKKHLLSMKNGGIVGNVGHFDVEIDSKFLLKQKVRQVRPNLDECVLPNGKKIHLISKGRVANLIASEGHPPEIMALSFSNQLYSILHILKNHKKMRNLVYDVPEQIDYQVAVDALNSMNVKIDRLSKKQIAYKTSW, encoded by the coding sequence TTGGGCAAAATCAAAGATCCTACTATGTCTGATACAGGAAATCTTTCGTATGACTGGGCAAAATCCCACATGCGAATTCTTACTCATTCTATTGACAGACTAAAAGAATCAAAACCGCTTAGAGGAATTACTCTTGGGTTTTGCCTCCAAATAACGAAGGAAACGTCAGTTTTGTTGATTGGTGCAAAAGAACTGGGGGCAAAGGTAGTGGCGTGCAGTGGAAACCCACTTACCACTCAAGACAACATCGCTGCTTTTCTCGCATCCAATGGAATCGAAATATTTGCATGGTCAAACCAAACAAAATCTGAATATGATTGGTGTCAAAACAAAGTCCTGTCACACGAACCGGATATCATAGTTGACGATGGGGGAGATCTTAACACAAAAGTTCACTTTGATAAAAAATTCCAGCCGCTCAAAATTCTTGGCGCAACCGAGGAGACCACAACTGGAATCACAAGATACCGTTCAATGCAAAAGAAAGGAAAACTACGCTATCCAATCATTGCAGTAAACAATGCAAAAACAAAAACGATATTTGACAACAAGTACGGAACAGGCCAATCTGCAATAGCTGGATATTTACACGCAATGAATCTCCTTTTTGCCTCAAAAAGAGTAGTGGTATGCGGGTATGGCTGGCTTGGCAAGGGTGTTGCCCGAAAATGTGCGGGTATGGGCTCAAGAGTAATAGTTACCGAGATTGATCCGATAAGGGCACTAGAAGCACACATGGACGGATTTGATGTGATGCCTATGAGTCAGGCTGCAAAAATCGGTGACATTTTCATTACCTGTACCGGCATGAGAGATGTAATTCAAAAGAAACATCTGCTCTCCATGAAAAACGGTGGAATAGTTGGAAATGTAGGACATTTTGATGTCGAAATTGACAGCAAGTTTTTGCTAAAACAAAAGGTGAGACAAGTAAGACCAAATCTTGATGAGTGTGTTTTGCCAAATGGGAAAAAAATTCATCTTATCAGCAAGGGAAGAGTAGCAAATCTGATTGCGTCAGAAGGACACCCGCCAGAGATCATGGCGTTATCGTTTTCAAATCAACTGTATTCCATTCTGCATATCTTAAAAAACCACAAAAAAATGCGAAATCTAGTCTATGATGTGCCAGAACAAATCGACTACCAAGTAGCTGTGGACGCATTAAATTCAATGAATGTCAAAATAGACAGGCTTTCAAAAAAACAAATTGCATACAAGACCAGCTGGTAA